One stretch of Corvus hawaiiensis isolate bCorHaw1 chromosome 1, bCorHaw1.pri.cur, whole genome shotgun sequence DNA includes these proteins:
- the NT5C3A gene encoding cytosolic 5'-nucleotidase 3A isoform X4: MPEFQKKTVHIKDPGRVEEIICGLIKGGAAKLQIITDFDMTLSRFSYNGKRCPTCHNIIDNSKIITDECRKKLLQLKETYYAIEIDPALTIEEKYPYMVEWYHKSHALLIEQGLQKDKFAEIVRESDVMLKEGYENFFDKLSEHNIPVFIFSAGIGDILEEVIHQAGVYHSNVKVVSNFMDFDENGILKGFKGELIHVYNKHDGALKNTEYFKQLKDNSNIILLGDSQGDLSMADGVANVEHILKIGYLNDKVDELLEKYMDSYDIVLVKDESLDVANSILQKIL, encoded by the exons ATGCCAGAGTTTCAGAAGAAGACTGTCCATATTAAGGACCCAGGGAGAGTAGAGGAGATTATCTGTGGCCTCATCAAAGGTGGAGCTGCCAAACTTCAG ATTATTACAGATTTTGATATGACATTAAGTAGATTTTCCTACAATGGAAAAAGATGTCCAACTTGTCATA ACATCATTGATAACTCAAAGATCATCACAGACGAATGTCGGAAAAAG ttaTTGCAGCTGAAAGAAACCTATTATGCCATTGAAATTGATCCAGCTCTCACCATTGAAGAGAAATACCCCTACATGGTAGAATG GTACCATAAATCTCATGCACTACTCATTGAACAAGGCTTACAGAAGGACAAGTTTGCAGAAATTGTAAGGGAATCTGATGTTATGCTGAA AGAAGGGTATGAGAACTTCTTTGATAAGCTCAGTGAACATAATATTCCTGTGTTCATATTTTCTGCTGGGATTGGTGACATTCTTGAGGAAGTAATCCACCAGGCTGGGGTCTACCATTCGAATGTAAAAGTGGTTTCCAATTTCATGGATTTTGATGAAAAT GGAATATTAAAAGGATTTAAAGGAGAGTTGATTCACGTTTACAACAAACATGATGGTGCCTTGAAGAACACAGAGTACTTCAAACAGCTAAAAGACAACAGCAATATCATACTGCTGGGTGATTCTCAAGGAGACTTGAGTATGGCAGATGGAGTAGCAAATGTTGAGCACATTCTTAAGATTGGCTATCTCAATGATAAA GTAGATGAGCTTTTGGAAAAATACATGGACTCTTATGATATTGTCTTGGTGAAAGATGAATCCCTGGATGTTGCCAACTCCATTCTACAGAAAATCCTGTAA